A single Notoacmeibacter ruber DNA region contains:
- a CDS encoding 2-hydroxyacid dehydrogenase, producing the protein MSSILVFGTPSKERISAIQKRTGAPVYHVEGPDDATLPQLLQSEADKIEILAVFTHGIDADLIGQFPNLRMIANYGVGYDGIDMRAATDRRIVVTNTPGVLDEDVADMAVLLLLATVRGLLPEDRLVRNDGWRKRQRSQLRPSVHRMTIGMLGLGNIGMAIARRLEAFGCTILYHTRHSKAVDYDYHSDLNAMARASDALIVIIPGGRETHHLVDAGVLEELGENGYLINVARGSVVDEPALIAALENGTIAGAGLDVFADEPNVPSSLRSADNVVLTPHIASATPFSRDAMADLLIENIQKFLQEGRVITPVRESMDYAQMAER; encoded by the coding sequence ATGAGTTCGATTCTGGTGTTCGGCACCCCATCGAAGGAACGGATTTCTGCCATTCAGAAGCGTACCGGTGCGCCGGTGTACCACGTCGAAGGGCCGGATGACGCCACGCTGCCGCAATTGTTGCAAAGTGAAGCCGACAAGATTGAAATCCTCGCCGTCTTTACACATGGAATCGACGCCGATCTGATTGGCCAGTTCCCGAACTTGCGCATGATCGCCAATTACGGCGTCGGTTATGACGGCATCGATATGCGGGCTGCGACAGACAGAAGGATCGTCGTCACCAACACACCCGGAGTGCTGGATGAAGATGTAGCGGACATGGCCGTTCTGCTTCTGCTCGCGACCGTGCGCGGGCTGCTTCCGGAAGATCGTCTTGTTCGAAACGACGGATGGCGCAAGCGGCAAAGGAGCCAATTGCGACCGTCGGTTCATCGGATGACGATCGGCATGCTCGGTCTCGGCAATATAGGAATGGCGATCGCCCGGCGGCTGGAGGCTTTCGGCTGCACCATTCTCTACCACACCCGGCATAGCAAAGCGGTGGATTACGATTACCACTCCGATCTGAATGCGATGGCGCGGGCCTCCGACGCACTCATCGTGATCATACCCGGCGGCAGGGAGACACACCATCTCGTCGATGCCGGTGTTCTCGAAGAGCTCGGCGAAAACGGCTATCTCATCAATGTGGCGCGTGGCAGCGTTGTCGATGAACCGGCGCTGATCGCGGCACTGGAAAACGGCACGATCGCGGGGGCGGGCCTCGATGTTTTTGCCGATGAACCGAATGTGCCGTCTTCCTTGCGGAGCGCCGACAATGTGGTTCTAACACCGCACATCGCCAGCGCCACACCCTTCTCGCGCGATGCAATGGCGGATCTTCTGATTGAGAACATTCAGAAATTTCTTCAGGAGGGCAGAGTGATCACGCCGGTGCGCGAGAGCATGGATTATGCACAGATGGCCGAACGATAA
- the aroQ gene encoding type II 3-dehydroquinate dehydratase has protein sequence MAKILLLNGPNLNLLGDREPDVYGHETLADVEASVRAIMTEHGHELRAEQSNREYELIDWVHEARGNCDAIIINPGAFTHTSIALLDALNAYSGHVFEVHISNIHKREEFRHHSYISGRADGIIVGCGVQGYDLAARRIVSVLAAKG, from the coding sequence GTGGCCAAAATCCTTCTTCTCAACGGGCCGAACCTGAACCTGCTTGGCGACCGGGAGCCGGACGTCTACGGCCATGAGACCCTGGCGGACGTGGAAGCCTCCGTCCGCGCCATCATGACGGAACATGGCCACGAACTACGCGCCGAACAGTCCAATCGCGAATATGAGCTGATCGACTGGGTGCACGAGGCGCGCGGCAACTGCGACGCCATCATCATCAATCCCGGCGCTTTCACACACACATCCATTGCGCTGCTGGATGCTCTCAACGCCTATAGCGGCCACGTGTTCGAGGTGCACATCTCCAACATCCACAAGCGCGAAGAATTCCGCCATCATTCCTATATCAGCGGTCGTGCCGATGGAATCATCGTAGGATGCGGCGTACAGGGTTACGACCTTGCGGCGCGTCGGATTGTTTCAGTTCTCGCGGCAAAAGGCTGA
- a CDS encoding DMT family transporter, producing the protein MVGLASREREDRLTLAILMVLAAYAIFSAVDTSAKWMGQAGLAALQIAFMRYAVHLVLTIGLIGRGGLTIERFATEKPALVVTRALFLIGSSVSNFIAVRYLPLTLTATIGFSAPIIVCALSGPILGERVGIWRWSAIMVGFGGLLVAIRPFGADLHWAVLISIFTPFCMAMYALLTRRLSGTVSPTTMQFYGGLVGTIVLAPFAIYYWQQPDQPLEWVLLFGIGLLGWGGHEIFSRAHGFAEAGVLTPFSYSFLIWMALWSALIFSQYPDGLTIAGALVVSGAGLFIWARERRLAKARRMDFNR; encoded by the coding sequence ATGGTTGGGCTGGCATCACGCGAAAGGGAGGATCGTCTGACACTGGCGATCCTCATGGTACTGGCGGCGTACGCTATTTTTTCCGCCGTCGATACGAGCGCCAAGTGGATGGGGCAGGCGGGTCTCGCTGCACTGCAGATCGCCTTCATGCGGTATGCCGTGCACCTTGTTCTAACCATCGGGCTCATCGGTCGCGGCGGACTGACCATCGAACGGTTCGCCACCGAAAAGCCGGCTCTTGTCGTCACGCGGGCGCTTTTCCTGATCGGCTCGTCTGTCTCCAACTTCATCGCGGTTCGCTACCTGCCACTGACTCTGACCGCGACCATCGGTTTCTCCGCCCCGATCATCGTCTGTGCTCTTTCCGGCCCGATACTCGGAGAGCGCGTCGGAATATGGCGATGGTCCGCCATCATGGTCGGTTTCGGTGGCCTTCTGGTCGCAATCCGGCCGTTTGGCGCCGATCTGCACTGGGCCGTGCTCATCTCGATCTTCACGCCGTTCTGTATGGCGATGTATGCGCTTCTGACGCGGCGGCTTTCCGGAACAGTATCGCCGACGACCATGCAGTTTTACGGCGGTCTTGTCGGCACGATCGTCCTTGCTCCCTTCGCCATCTATTATTGGCAGCAGCCGGATCAGCCACTCGAATGGGTTCTCCTCTTCGGCATCGGTTTGCTCGGCTGGGGCGGCCATGAGATCTTCTCGCGGGCACACGGCTTTGCCGAGGCCGGTGTACTGACGCCATTTTCCTATTCGTTCCTGATCTGGATGGCCTTGTGGAGCGCACTGATTTTCAGCCAGTATCCCGACGGGCTTACGATCGCCGGGGCTCTCGTGGTCAGCGGTGCAGGGCTGTTCATCTGGGCGCGGGAGAGACGTCTCGCCAAAGCCCGGCGCATGGACTTCAACCGGTAA
- the phoB gene encoding phosphate regulon transcriptional regulator PhoB yields MGSRASILIVEDEPAQREVLRYNLVAEGFDVLLAETGDEALERLAETQPDLVVLDWMLPGISGIEICRQIKSGRESRNTPVIMLSARTEEGDRVRGLDIGADDYITKPFSVAELIARIRKELRRTHPVSVGERLEHDDLILDAGRHLVERSGQRISLSTTEFRLLSVLIERPGRVFSREQLLNRVWGHDLDVETRTVDVHVGRLRKALRQHGGEDPIRTVRGEGYALG; encoded by the coding sequence ATGGGTAGCCGCGCGTCCATTCTGATTGTCGAGGACGAGCCGGCCCAGCGCGAGGTTCTGCGTTACAACCTCGTTGCGGAAGGGTTTGATGTCCTTTTGGCGGAGACGGGCGACGAGGCGCTGGAGAGATTGGCCGAGACCCAGCCGGATCTTGTCGTTCTGGACTGGATGCTGCCGGGCATATCGGGCATCGAGATATGCCGCCAGATCAAGTCGGGGCGCGAGAGCCGCAATACGCCGGTCATCATGCTTTCTGCCCGCACGGAGGAAGGCGATCGCGTGCGCGGCCTCGATATCGGCGCGGACGATTACATCACCAAGCCATTTTCCGTTGCGGAACTGATTGCACGGATCCGCAAGGAGCTTCGGCGGACGCATCCCGTTTCGGTTGGCGAGCGGCTTGAGCATGATGATCTGATCCTTGATGCCGGTCGGCATCTTGTGGAGCGAAGTGGCCAGCGCATCTCGCTGAGCACGACCGAGTTTCGCCTTCTGTCTGTTCTGATCGAACGGCCGGGGCGGGTCTTCAGCCGCGAACAGCTTCTCAACCGGGTCTGGGGACATGATCTGGACGTGGAAACGCGGACAGTCGATGTGCATGTCGGCCGGCTTCGCAAAGCGCTGCGCCAGCATGGCGGTGAGGATCCGATCCGCACCGTTCGCGGCGAAGGTTATGCGCTCGGCTAG
- a CDS encoding flavodoxin family protein, with the protein MNTLLIVYHSKTGGTRQMVEAAADAARREDVDLVVKAAEESGSEDILAADGYIFAAPENLAAIAGMMKDFYDRTYYDVLAKIEGRPYAQMVCAGTDGENAARQTARIAQGWRLKAVAEPLIVCTHADSREKILSDKTIPKDELDRCAELGQTLAAGLALGVF; encoded by the coding sequence ATGAACACCCTGCTGATCGTCTACCATTCGAAAACCGGGGGCACTCGGCAGATGGTGGAAGCGGCAGCCGACGCGGCGCGCCGTGAAGATGTGGATTTAGTGGTCAAAGCGGCCGAAGAATCCGGCTCTGAGGACATCCTGGCAGCGGATGGCTACATCTTCGCCGCACCGGAAAACCTCGCCGCGATCGCCGGGATGATGAAGGATTTCTACGACCGGACCTATTACGATGTTCTGGCCAAGATCGAAGGCCGGCCCTATGCGCAAATGGTCTGCGCGGGAACGGACGGGGAGAATGCGGCCCGGCAGACCGCGCGGATCGCCCAGGGTTGGCGGCTGAAAGCCGTGGCGGAACCGCTTATCGTCTGCACTCACGCCGATTCCAGAGAAAAGATCCTGTCAGACAAGACCATTCCGAAGGACGAACTCGATCGTTGCGCCGAACTTGGCCAGACACTCGCTGCGGGGCTCGCGCTGGGCGTTTTCTGA
- a CDS encoding fumarylacetoacetate hydrolase family protein: protein MKLVRYGERGKERPGLIDAEGTLRDLSGQLGDITGAILAPESLARIAALSPTDLPPVEGTPRLGPPVGQVGKFMCIGLNYADHAAETGSDLPEHPILFMKATSAINGPHDDVVLPRGSKRSDWEVELGVVIGKAAKYVSEADALSHIAGYCTINDVSERRFQGRLSGQWTKGKSCDTFGPIGPWLVTPDEVPDPQNLSLRCTVNGETMQNGSTRTMVFTVAQIIAHLSELFTLHPGDVIATGTPPGVGMGRKPEPVYLKPGDVMELEVEGLGIQRQTVRMDEAPR from the coding sequence ATGAAGCTGGTGCGATACGGCGAAAGAGGCAAGGAAAGGCCGGGGCTGATCGACGCTGAAGGAACCTTGCGTGACTTGTCCGGGCAGCTCGGCGATATCACAGGCGCAATCCTGGCGCCGGAAAGCCTCGCCCGCATCGCCGCGCTGTCACCGACAGACCTGCCGCCCGTTGAAGGCACGCCCCGGTTGGGGCCGCCGGTCGGCCAGGTTGGCAAGTTCATGTGCATCGGCCTCAACTATGCCGATCATGCCGCCGAGACCGGATCCGACCTGCCCGAACACCCCATTCTCTTCATGAAGGCGACGAGTGCCATCAATGGTCCTCATGACGATGTGGTTTTGCCGCGTGGCTCGAAACGGTCCGATTGGGAGGTCGAGCTCGGCGTGGTGATCGGCAAGGCGGCCAAATACGTTTCCGAAGCCGATGCTCTCTCTCACATCGCGGGCTATTGCACGATCAATGACGTTTCCGAGCGGCGTTTTCAGGGCAGATTGTCGGGCCAGTGGACCAAGGGCAAGAGCTGCGACACCTTTGGGCCGATCGGCCCCTGGCTTGTGACTCCCGACGAAGTGCCTGATCCGCAGAATCTTTCTCTGCGATGCACCGTCAATGGCGAAACTATGCAAAATGGCTCGACGCGGACAATGGTGTTCACGGTCGCCCAGATTATTGCTCATCTGTCCGAGCTTTTCACGCTTCACCCCGGCGACGTGATCGCCACCGGCACACCGCCCGGTGTCGGCATGGGCAGGAAGCCCGAACCGGTCTATCTCAAACCGGGCGACGTGATGGAGCTCGAAGTGGAAGGGCTCGGAATTCAGCGCCAGACCGTTCGGATGGACGAGGCACCGCGATGA